A genomic segment from Streptomyces sp. NBC_00459 encodes:
- a CDS encoding glycoside hydrolase family 2 TIM barrel-domain containing protein, whose amino-acid sequence MTVTRRSVLVAGTSAPAAGALLGTAADARAATGRAGRRTVPLRDGWRFALVDPGGITDPTGAYANAHDPAYDDSAWRTVAVPHDWSVELAPTTDHNTTSGTGFFPGGLGWYRLAFTLPPGLAGKRISVEFDGVYMDSYVYCNGTRVGSHPYGYTGFALDLTDLLHTDGTTENVLAVKVQNQLPSSRWYSGSGIYREARLVVTEPVHVERWGTYVTTPEITAERAAVRVRTSVTNESGAAAEVEVVSRIVDPRGRTVARTASTVAVTDRSTETHELTVREPRLWDIGAPHRYTLKTELRVGGTTVDTHRTTFGIRSFRFDPDEGFQLNGVPHKIKGVDLHHDLGALGAAVSVDAIRRQMTIMKSMGVNAFRTSHNPPSPEMIQVCEELGIVMLVEAFDCWRTPKNRYDYGRFFDEWCEKDATEMVLAARNSPAVLMWSIGNEITDSTRTAGLAMADRIIGAIRAADDTRPLVIGSDKYRTPPARGSAADLMLAKLDGLGLNYNTAKSVDNLHIAYPHLFLFESESSSETSTRSTYQEPEHLNTGENHTPGRRAVSSYDNNLASWTMSGEYGLKKDRDRKWFAGEFLWSGIDYLGEPTPYDVFPVKASFFGAVDTAGFPKDMYHLFRSQWTSEPMVHLLPMTWNHEPGDTVEVWAYANVDTVELFLNGKSLGTRRFDTKRTVDGRVYLETTEATGDDKTVTAGPWPGSYTSPNGSAGKLHLTWHVPYEPGELKAVARQGGRVVATDVLRTAGPAHAIRLTTDRKSLAADGRSLCFVTADVVDARGVVVPEAEHLLAFEVDGGSLAGLDNGREESAERYQASTRTAFHGKALAMVRAGTAAGRLKVTARSAGLRAGTVVVRTTPAHGEALTPAVLFEPDPGPGVPVYPRADASYSGRPDTPPAAMLDGAPGTGWSNAFYKSPTALLPAFSGARAEDWVSVDWGRARDLTRIEVAFTVDATHSLPASVAVSVRDGDRYVRVPDATVEWADGSDALTAITFAAVRGTGLRLDLTSRYPGETRGAVRITRLESPAG is encoded by the coding sequence TTGACGGTCACTCGCAGATCGGTGTTGGTCGCCGGTACGTCCGCCCCCGCGGCCGGAGCCCTGCTGGGCACCGCGGCCGACGCGCGGGCCGCCACCGGCCGGGCCGGTCGCCGAACCGTCCCGCTGCGGGACGGCTGGCGCTTCGCGCTGGTCGACCCGGGCGGGATCACCGATCCCACGGGCGCGTACGCGAACGCCCACGACCCCGCCTACGACGACTCGGCGTGGCGGACGGTCGCCGTCCCCCACGACTGGAGCGTCGAACTCGCCCCGACCACCGACCACAACACCACCAGTGGCACCGGGTTCTTCCCCGGCGGCCTCGGCTGGTACCGCCTCGCCTTCACACTCCCGCCGGGACTCGCCGGCAAGCGGATCTCGGTGGAGTTCGACGGCGTCTACATGGACTCGTACGTCTACTGCAACGGCACGCGGGTCGGCAGCCACCCGTACGGCTACACCGGCTTCGCCCTCGACCTCACCGACCTCCTGCACACCGACGGCACCACCGAGAACGTGCTCGCGGTCAAGGTGCAGAACCAGTTGCCCAGCAGCCGCTGGTACTCGGGCAGCGGCATCTATCGCGAGGCCCGCCTGGTCGTCACCGAACCGGTGCACGTCGAGCGCTGGGGTACGTATGTCACCACCCCGGAGATCACCGCGGAGCGGGCCGCCGTCCGCGTGCGGACCTCCGTGACGAACGAGTCGGGCGCCGCCGCAGAGGTCGAGGTCGTCTCCCGGATCGTCGATCCCCGCGGCCGTACGGTCGCCCGTACGGCCTCCACGGTCGCCGTCACCGACCGGTCGACCGAGACCCATGAACTCACCGTCCGCGAACCGAGGTTGTGGGACATCGGGGCCCCGCACCGCTACACCCTGAAGACCGAGCTGCGCGTCGGCGGCACCACCGTCGACACCCACCGCACCACCTTCGGCATCCGGAGCTTCCGTTTCGACCCGGACGAGGGCTTCCAGCTCAACGGCGTCCCTCACAAGATCAAGGGAGTCGATCTCCACCACGACCTGGGCGCCCTCGGGGCGGCTGTCAGCGTCGACGCGATCCGCCGCCAGATGACCATCATGAAGTCGATGGGCGTCAACGCCTTCCGCACCTCCCACAACCCGCCCTCGCCGGAGATGATCCAGGTCTGCGAGGAACTGGGCATCGTGATGCTGGTGGAGGCCTTCGACTGTTGGCGCACCCCCAAGAACCGCTACGACTACGGCCGGTTCTTCGACGAGTGGTGCGAGAAGGACGCCACCGAGATGGTGCTCGCGGCCCGCAACTCGCCCGCCGTACTGATGTGGTCGATCGGCAACGAGATCACCGACTCCACCCGGACCGCCGGGCTCGCCATGGCCGACCGGATCATCGGCGCGATCAGGGCGGCCGACGACACCCGCCCGCTCGTCATCGGCTCCGACAAGTACCGCACCCCGCCCGCGAGGGGCTCCGCGGCCGATCTGATGCTGGCCAAGCTCGACGGGCTCGGCCTCAACTACAACACCGCCAAGTCGGTGGACAACCTGCACATCGCCTATCCGCACCTGTTCCTGTTCGAGTCGGAGTCCTCGTCCGAGACCTCCACCCGGTCCACCTACCAGGAACCGGAACACCTCAACACCGGCGAGAACCACACCCCGGGGCGGCGCGCGGTCTCGTCGTACGACAACAACCTCGCCTCCTGGACGATGAGCGGCGAGTACGGCCTGAAGAAGGACCGGGACCGGAAGTGGTTCGCGGGCGAGTTCCTGTGGTCGGGCATCGACTACCTCGGCGAGCCGACCCCGTATGACGTGTTCCCGGTCAAGGCTTCCTTCTTCGGCGCGGTCGACACCGCCGGTTTCCCCAAGGACATGTACCACCTGTTCCGCAGTCAGTGGACGAGTGAGCCCATGGTCCATCTGCTCCCGATGACCTGGAACCACGAACCGGGCGACACGGTCGAGGTCTGGGCCTACGCCAACGTCGACACGGTGGAACTGTTCCTCAACGGAAAGTCGCTCGGCACCAGGCGGTTCGACACGAAGAGGACCGTCGACGGCCGCGTCTACCTGGAGACCACGGAGGCCACCGGCGACGACAAGACGGTCACCGCCGGCCCCTGGCCCGGCAGTTACACCAGCCCGAACGGCAGCGCGGGCAAGCTCCATCTGACCTGGCATGTGCCCTATGAGCCGGGCGAGTTGAAGGCGGTGGCCCGGCAGGGCGGCCGGGTCGTGGCGACGGACGTCCTGCGGACGGCGGGCCCGGCACACGCGATACGCCTCACCACGGACCGCAAGTCCCTCGCGGCCGACGGCCGTTCACTGTGCTTCGTGACCGCAGACGTGGTCGACGCCCGGGGAGTGGTCGTGCCCGAAGCCGAGCACCTGCTCGCCTTCGAGGTCGACGGCGGCTCGCTGGCAGGCCTCGACAACGGGCGCGAGGAGAGCGCCGAGCGCTATCAGGCGAGCACCCGAACAGCCTTCCACGGCAAGGCCCTTGCCATGGTCCGGGCGGGAACGGCGGCCGGTCGGCTGAAGGTCACGGCCCGCTCGGCGGGGTTGCGCGCGGGCACGGTCGTGGTCCGTACGACGCCCGCCCACGGCGAGGCGCTGACCCCGGCCGTGCTCTTCGAGCCCGACCCCGGTCCGGGAGTCCCCGTGTACCCGCGGGCGGACGCCAGTTACTCCGGCCGCCCGGACACCCCGCCCGCCGCGATGCTCGACGGCGCGCCGGGCACCGGCTGGTCCAACGCCTTCTACAAGTCGCCGACCGCGCTGCTGCCCGCGTTCAGCGGGGCCCGCGCCGAGGACTGGGTCTCGGTCGACTGGGGACGGGCCCGAGACCTCACCCGGATCGAGGTCGCCTTCACAGTGGACGCGACGCACAGCCTGCCCGCGTCGGTCGCGGTGTCCGTCCGGGACGGCGACCGGTACGTGCGGGTGCCGGACGCGACCGTCGAGTGGGCCGACGGCTCCGACGCGCTCACGGCGATCACCTTCGCGGCGGTACGGGGAACCGGGCTGCGGCTGGACCTGACGAGCCGTTACCCGGGGGAGACGCGGGGCGCGGTACGGATCACCCGGCTGGAGTCACCGGCGGGCTGA
- a CDS encoding SpoIIE family protein phosphatase codes for MSPVYPFDDAATARAVVDARGALTGWNEGARQLLGWSAAEVLGRPATFLLAADGSDEPGRPAEDIWHGTLALRHRDGRTISSWLLAHYRPAPDGGRGDWLLVTPLEDGSRPADDPLMRAALAQAPCATAVYDDRLRLVGVNDAMATVIGLPLERIRGLRIAEIGGRERSAELEQHMLDVLTSGRAKDVQTYLRTGGEDHAHAWLARLAPLKDAEGRVRGVCLAAHDFTAQYLARERLQLVNEASVRIGTTLDVTRTAQELADVCVPALADFVSVDLLDPPQHGGDHRQAELTAPLSLRRAAHRSIIPGSPEAVAKPGQLDEYPAFSPQADSLLAGRTIVATLPSDDLERRLAWDKARLNRVKEFGIHSMMSVPITARGTTLGVAVLTRYRRPDPFTADDALLAEEVTARAAVCIDNARRFSRERDTALALQRSLLPRNLPRTAALEAASRYLPAARAGVGGDWFDVIPLSGMRVAMVVGDVVGHGIQASATMGRLRTAVRTLADIDLAPDELLTHLDDLVVRLSAEAGSEGGPGEVGATCLYAVYDPVSRRCTLARAGHPPPVMLTPGGTPRQVRLPAGPPLGLGGLPFESTELDLAEGTVLAFYTDGLIESRERDIDAGHRMLCDALAAYADSLDETCDRILHTLLPPGGAADDVALLLARTQGLPASHVTTWDIPADPALVGPIRKQVGEQLDVWDLSEASFTTELVVSELVTNAIRYGSHPIRLRLIHDAATLICEVSDSSHTAPHLRRARTFDEGGRGLLLVAQLTERWGSRHTPDGKTIWAELSMTDEM; via the coding sequence ATGAGTCCGGTGTACCCGTTCGACGATGCCGCCACGGCGCGGGCCGTCGTCGACGCGCGGGGCGCACTGACCGGCTGGAACGAGGGCGCTCGTCAGCTGCTGGGCTGGTCGGCGGCCGAAGTGCTGGGCCGTCCCGCGACCTTTCTGCTGGCCGCCGACGGTTCGGACGAACCCGGGCGGCCGGCGGAGGACATCTGGCACGGCACTCTCGCGCTGCGTCACCGCGACGGCCGGACGATCTCCTCCTGGCTCCTCGCGCACTACCGGCCCGCCCCGGACGGCGGCCGGGGCGACTGGCTCCTCGTCACCCCCCTGGAGGACGGTTCCCGGCCTGCGGACGATCCGCTGATGCGGGCCGCGCTGGCCCAGGCGCCCTGTGCGACGGCCGTCTACGACGACCGGCTGCGACTGGTCGGTGTCAACGACGCCATGGCCACGGTCATCGGGCTGCCGCTGGAGCGCATCCGTGGGCTCAGAATCGCCGAGATAGGGGGCAGGGAGCGCAGCGCGGAGCTGGAGCAGCACATGCTCGACGTGCTCACCAGCGGCCGGGCGAAGGACGTCCAGACCTATCTGCGCACCGGCGGCGAGGACCACGCGCACGCCTGGCTGGCCCGGCTGGCACCGCTCAAGGACGCCGAGGGGCGGGTGCGGGGGGTCTGTCTCGCGGCCCACGACTTCACCGCGCAGTACCTCGCCCGTGAGCGGCTCCAGCTGGTCAACGAGGCGAGCGTGCGCATCGGCACCACCCTCGACGTCACCCGTACGGCCCAGGAGCTGGCCGACGTCTGTGTCCCGGCGCTCGCAGACTTCGTCAGCGTCGACCTGCTGGACCCCCCGCAGCACGGCGGCGACCACCGCCAGGCCGAGCTGACGGCGCCCCTCAGTCTGCGCCGGGCCGCCCACCGGTCGATCATCCCTGGCAGCCCCGAAGCCGTGGCCAAGCCGGGGCAGCTGGACGAGTACCCCGCCTTCTCGCCCCAGGCCGACTCCCTCCTCGCGGGCCGCACCATCGTGGCCACCCTGCCCTCCGACGACCTCGAACGGCGGCTGGCCTGGGACAAGGCGCGCCTCAACCGGGTCAAGGAGTTCGGCATCCACTCCATGATGTCCGTGCCGATCACCGCGCGCGGTACGACGCTCGGTGTCGCCGTCCTGACCCGGTACCGGCGGCCCGACCCCTTCACGGCCGACGACGCACTGCTCGCCGAGGAGGTGACCGCCCGGGCCGCCGTCTGTATCGACAACGCCCGCCGGTTCTCCCGCGAACGCGACACCGCTCTCGCCCTGCAACGCAGCCTGCTCCCCCGGAACCTGCCGCGCACCGCCGCCCTCGAAGCGGCCTCGCGCTATCTCCCGGCGGCGCGGGCCGGGGTGGGCGGCGACTGGTTCGACGTGATCCCGCTGTCCGGGATGCGGGTCGCGATGGTCGTCGGGGACGTGGTCGGCCACGGCATCCAGGCCTCCGCCACCATGGGCCGGCTGCGCACCGCCGTGCGCACGCTCGCCGACATCGACCTCGCCCCGGACGAGCTGCTCACCCACCTCGACGATCTCGTCGTACGGCTGTCCGCCGAGGCCGGCAGCGAGGGCGGCCCGGGCGAGGTGGGCGCGACCTGTCTGTACGCGGTGTACGACCCGGTGTCGCGACGCTGCACCCTGGCCCGCGCCGGGCATCCCCCGCCGGTCATGCTCACCCCGGGCGGCACTCCCCGGCAGGTGCGGCTACCCGCCGGTCCGCCGCTCGGTCTGGGCGGGCTGCCGTTCGAGTCCACGGAACTGGATCTGGCCGAGGGCACGGTCCTCGCCTTCTACACCGACGGGCTGATCGAGAGCCGCGAGCGGGACATCGACGCCGGTCACCGGATGCTGTGCGACGCGCTGGCGGCGTACGCCGACTCGCTCGACGAGACGTGCGACCGCATCCTGCACACGCTGCTCCCGCCGGGTGGCGCGGCGGACGACGTGGCACTGCTGCTGGCCCGCACCCAGGGCCTGCCCGCCTCCCATGTCACGACGTGGGACATCCCGGCCGACCCGGCGCTCGTCGGGCCGATCCGCAAGCAGGTCGGCGAGCAGCTCGACGTCTGGGACCTGAGCGAGGCCTCCTTCACCACCGAACTGGTGGTGAGCGAGCTGGTCACCAACGCCATCCGCTACGGCTCGCACCCCATCCGGCTGCGGCTCATCCACGACGCGGCCACCCTGATCTGTGAGGTCTCCGACTCCAGCCACACCGCTCCGCACCTGCGGCGTGCCAGGACCTTCGACGAGGGGGGCCGCGGTCTGCTGCTGGTCGCCCAGCTCACCGAGCGGTGGGGCAGCCGCCACACGCCCGACGGGAAGACCATCTGGGCGGAACTGTCCATGACGGACGAGATGTGA